In the genome of Populus nigra chromosome 9, ddPopNigr1.1, whole genome shotgun sequence, one region contains:
- the LOC133703505 gene encoding helicase-like transcription factor CHR28 isoform X2 has product MAGGSTRSMMPGGEIMAVGDGNTGDGEEEDLSIDVGLFYTILEEELRASPLQAEPVPDTGNGGIWHLQSGSQMIEGADGGDGSVDYVANSIHHPEGSDARLGHLGGSFDYAGKQMSSSMHAYSGSNREFCLPFQEDQGTMRDGVLKSEIASCSTASTTFADGVSSCIADHARGLNLNPLLDENGNQLRHVEGNFKSTDASHGSWMDSSDEKFGSGDAFVKNSLEILEPENDIDRSMDMQLMNTDVFSHDMISPKSDVWHYPDFHTEFSNNHSAMQFGMNEYDTHYTDSPQCDFSSAFNFGLSHNNQEINDFQPESACSGSETSMMPYSDVNMMNVKYEGIDYMPPISGNFSSSAEDGLFNDKASVMQSSYIQLGISGDQTVRVGDEKTDGSAVCRNMTWQSGGVTEALDRKCSWSDGNGAFVDKDKKQSSSGFLSSVQSQKHVIYTKDEWGCVTIGSSRDQVEGVVGRFPLDSAYLNLNASEQYFPFAQTFNISNKQLSCGKDEELGIPIQSKALGSHLSIVSPESIESNSSGSKSHVDDDPDICILDDISQPACSNQSFASIKPPVPLQRPTYNDSPHRSAVEGTRFRANDERLVLRVALQDLAQPEFEAVPPDGVLAVPLLRHQRIALSWMVQKETSSLHCSGGILADDQGLGKTVSTIALILKERAPSHRADAVAVKKEERETLNLDDDDDGVTEIDRMKKGADGSQVTSNHSSTKSLNSSGQSKGRPTAGTLIVCPTSVLRQWDDELRKKVTTEANLSVLVYHGSNRTKDPSELAKYDVVITTYSIVSMEVPRQPLADEDDEEKRRMEGDDAPRLGFSYDKKRKNPPSSGKKGSKNKKGMDSAMLESIARPLAKVAWFRVVLDEAQSIKNHRTHVARACWGLRAKRRWCLSGTPIQNAIDDLYSYFRFLRYDPYAGYKLFCSAIKVPIQKNPQKGYKKLQAVLKTVMLRRTKGTLLDGEPIINLPPRVVELKKVDFTEEEREFYTRLEIDSRAQFKEYAAAGTVKQNYVNILLMLLRLRQACDHPRLVSGLDSSSLGSSSVEMAKKLPREKQLCLLNCLEASLAICGICSDPPEDAVVSVCGHVFCRQCIFEHLTGDDSQCPVSNCKVRLNVSSVFSKATLNSSLSDEPGQDCSGSELVAAVSSSSDNRPHDSSKIRVALEVLQSLTKPKDCLPTGNLLENSVDENVACYDTSYGSRDSVKDGMDKRCLPIKAVGEKAIVFSQWTGMLDLLEACLKNSSIQYRRLDGTMSVTARDKAVKDFNTLPEVSVMIMSLKAASLGLNMVAACHVLLLDLWWNPTTEDQAIDRAHRIGQTRAVTVLRLTVKNTVEDRILALQQKKREMVASAFGEDENGGRQTRLTVDDLNYLFMV; this is encoded by the exons ATGGCGGGCGGGAGCACGAGGAGTATGATGCCAGGTGGTGAAATCATGGCCGTTGGTGATGGTAATACTGGAGATGGAGAGGAGGAGGACTTGTCAATTGATGTCGGCTTGTTTTATACTATTCTCGAAGAAGAACTACGTGCTTCTCCG TTGCAGGCTGAGCCAGTGCCGGATACCGGAAATGGCGGAATCTGGCATTTACAAAGTG GGTCTCAGATGATAGAAGGGGCAGATGGAGGGGATGGATCTGTGGATTATGTCGCGAACTCTATACACCACCCAGAAGGTTCAGATGCTAGGTTAGGTCATTTGGGTGGTTCTTTTGATTATGCAGGGAAACAAATGAGCTCTTCAATGCATGCTTACTCTGGAAGTAATAGAGAGTTTTGTTTACCGTTTCAAGAGGATCAAGGAACAATGAGGGATGGAGTGTTGAAATCAGAGATAGCCAGTTGCAGTACAGCATCTACTACTTTTGCTGATGGAGTGTCTAGCTGTATTGCAGATCATGCACGTGGTTTGAATTTAAATCCTCTTTTGGATGAAAATGGAAACCAATTGAGGCATGTGGAAGGGAACTTCAAATCCACAG ATGCTTCACATGGTTCTTGGATGGACAGTTCGGATGAGAAGTTTGGATCTGGTGATGCATTCGTTAAGAATAGCTTAGAAATCCTAGAACCTGAAAATGACATTGATAGATCCATGGACATGCAGTTGATGAATACAGATGTTTTTTCACATGATATGATTTCTCCCAAGTCTGATGTCTGGCATTATCCTGATTTTCATACTGAATTCAGCAATAATCATTCAGCAATGCAATTTGGCATGAACGAATATGATACGCATTATACTGATTCTCCACAATGCGATTTTTCCAGtgcttttaattttggattatcGCAcaacaatcaagaaattaatgattttCAACCTGAGAGTGCATGCTCTGGATCAGAGACTTCGATGATGCCTTACTCTGATGTAAACATGATGAATGTTAAATATGAAGGTATCGACTATATGCCACCAATCAGTGGAAATTTTTCATCAAGTGCTGAAGATGGACTTTTTAATGACAAGGCATCAGTTATGCAATCCAGTTATATTCAGTTAGGCATCAGTGGGGACCAAACAGTTCGTGTAGGTGATGAAAAAACTGATGGGTCGGCTGTGTGTAGGAACATGACATGGCAGTCTGGTGGAGTTACTGAAGCTCTCGACAGAAAGTGTTCCTGGAGTGATGGAAATGGTGCTTTTGTTGACAAAGACAAAAAACAGTCATCATCAGGTTTTTTATCGTCTGTGCAAAGTCAGAAGCATGTAATTTACACTAAGGATGAATGGGGTTGTGTGACCATTGGATCTTCAAGAGATCAAGTTGAGGGAGTTGTTGGTAGGTTTCCCCTGGACAGTgcatatttgaatttaaatgcTTCAGAGCAGTATTTTCCCTTTGCTCAGACATTCAATATAAGCAACAAGCAGTTGAGTTGTGGTAAGGATGAAGAACTGGGTATACCAATTCAGTCTAAGGCCTTGGGTTCTCATCTTTCAATAGTCAGCCCTGAATCAATTGAGAGTAATTCATCTGGAAGCAAATCCCATGTTGATGATGATCCTGATATATGTATTCTTGATGATATCAGTCAACCTGCTTGCTCAAACCAATCTTTTGCTTCTATAAAGCCCCCAGTTCCTTTGCAACGACCTACATATAATGATTCACCTCATCGTTCTGCAGTAGAAGGCACAAGGTTCAGGGCCAATGATGAGCGCCTTGTACTTCGAGTTGCACTGCAG GATCTTGCTCAACCAGAGTTTGAAGCTGTTCCACCCGATGGTGTTTTGGCAGTTCCTCTCTTGAGACATCAG CGAATTGCGTTGTCATGGATGGTTCAGAAGGAAACCTCTAGCTTGCACTGTTCTGGAGGAATTCTTGCAGATGATCAG GGGCTGGGAAAGACTGTGTCAACCATTGCTCTTATACTCAAGGAAAGAGCTCCTTCTCATCGAGCGGATGCTGTGGCTGTTAAGAAAGAAGAGCGTGAAACCTTAAAtttggatgatgatgatgatggagtTACTGAGATTGACAGAATGAAGAAAGGTGCCGATGGTTCTCAAGTTACATCAAATCATAGTTCAACAAAGAGCCTGAACTCTTCTGGGCAATCCAAGGGAAGGCCAACTGCTGGAACTCTCATTGTTTGCCCCACAAGTGTCCTGCGGCAGTGGGATGATGAATTGCGTAAGAAGGTAACCACTGAAGCCAATCTCTCGGTTCTAGTATACCATGGAAGCAATCGAACAAAGGATCCTTCAGAGCTGGCAAAGTATGATGTTGTCATTACAACATATTCAATTGTCAGCATGGAGGTCCCAAGGCAGCCTCTggctgatgaagatgatgaagagaaACGAAGAATGGAAGGCGATGATGCTCCGCGCCTAGGATTTTCATacgataagaaaagaaaaaatcctcCTAGTTCTGGCAAAAAGGGTTCAAAGAATAAGAAAGGAATGGATAGTGCAATGCTTGAGTCCATTGCCCGGCCTCTTGCAAAGGTGGCATGGTTTAGGGTTGTCCTTGATGAAGCCCAGAGCATCAAGAATCACAGAACTCATGTGGCCAGGGCCTGTTGGGGTCTTCGGGCAAAACGCAGGTGGTGCTTGTCTGGTACCCCTATCCAAAATGCAATTGATGATCTCTATAGCTATTTCAGATTCCTCAGATATGACCCATATGCTGGCTACAAGCTATTCTGCTCAGCAATAAAGGTCCCAATTCAAAAGAATCCACAAAAAGGGTACAAAAAATTACAAGCTGTTTTGAAGACAGTAATGCTTCGTCGCACCAAAG GCACTCTTCTTGACGGGGAACCAATTATTAACCTACCTCCCAGAGTAGTAGAACTAAAAAAAGTGGACTTTACAGAGGAAGAACGTGAATTCTACACCAGACTAGAAATTGATTCACGAGCTCAGTTTAAA GAATATGCAGCTGCTGGAACTGTTAAACAAAATTATGTTAACATCTTGTTGATGCTGTTGCGTCTTCGACAAGCTTGTGATCATCCTCGTCTCGTCTCGGGTTTAGATTCAAGTTCTCTAGGTAGTTCCTCAGTTGAGATGGCAAAGAAGCTTCCTCGGGAGAAACAGTTATGCCTTCTAAATTGTTTAGAAGCATCTTTGGCAATCTGTGGCATATGCAGT GATCCACCTGAAGATGCTGTTGTTTCAGTATGTGGTCATGTATTCTGCAGACAGTGTATCTTTGAGCATCTTACTGGTGATGATAGCCAATGCCCCGTGTCAAACTGCAAAGTTCGACTGAATGTGTCTTCAGTGTTTTCCAAAGCTACATTAAACAGTTCTCTATCTGATGAGCCTGGTCAGGATTGTTCTGGTTCTGAGCTTGTTGCGGCAGTTAGCTCATCCTCTGACAACCGTCCCCATGATTCATCAAAAATTAGGGTAGCTCTTGAAGTCCTGCAATCGCTGACTAAGCCAAAAGATTGTTTGCCTACAGGCAATTTGTTAGAGAATTCTGTTGATGAAAATGTTGCTTGTTATGATACCTCATATGGTTCTAGAGATTCAGTTAAGGATGGAATGGATAAAAGATGCCTCCCAATTAAGGCTGTTGGGGAGAAAGCCATAGTTTTTTCCCAATGGACAGGAATGCTAGATTTGCTTGAAGCCTGTCTTAAAAATTCTTCCATTCAGTACAGAAGACTGGATGGAACAATGTCAGTTACTGCCCGAGATAAAGCTGTGAAGGATTTCAATACACTTCCGGAG GTATCTGTTATGATTATGTCTTTGAAAGCAGCTAGTCTTGGACTGAACATGGTTGCAGCTTGCCATGTGTTGCTTCTGGACCTATGGTGGAATCCTACAACTGAAGATCAGGCAATTGATAGGGCACATCGTATTGGACAAACTCGTGCAGTTACAGTTTTGCGATTAACTGTAAAAAATACTGTTGAAGATCGTATATTAGCCCTCCAG caaaagaagagagagatggTGGCATCTGCTTTTGGAGAGGATGAAAATGGTGGTCGTCAGACTCGCCTAACAGTGGATGACTTGAATTACCTATTTATGGTGTGA
- the LOC133703505 gene encoding helicase-like transcription factor CHR28 isoform X1: MAGGSTRSMMPGGEIMAVGDGNTGDGEEEDLSIDVGLFYTILEEELRASPSGKGDILVEKLQAEPVPDTGNGGIWHLQSGSQMIEGADGGDGSVDYVANSIHHPEGSDARLGHLGGSFDYAGKQMSSSMHAYSGSNREFCLPFQEDQGTMRDGVLKSEIASCSTASTTFADGVSSCIADHARGLNLNPLLDENGNQLRHVEGNFKSTDASHGSWMDSSDEKFGSGDAFVKNSLEILEPENDIDRSMDMQLMNTDVFSHDMISPKSDVWHYPDFHTEFSNNHSAMQFGMNEYDTHYTDSPQCDFSSAFNFGLSHNNQEINDFQPESACSGSETSMMPYSDVNMMNVKYEGIDYMPPISGNFSSSAEDGLFNDKASVMQSSYIQLGISGDQTVRVGDEKTDGSAVCRNMTWQSGGVTEALDRKCSWSDGNGAFVDKDKKQSSSGFLSSVQSQKHVIYTKDEWGCVTIGSSRDQVEGVVGRFPLDSAYLNLNASEQYFPFAQTFNISNKQLSCGKDEELGIPIQSKALGSHLSIVSPESIESNSSGSKSHVDDDPDICILDDISQPACSNQSFASIKPPVPLQRPTYNDSPHRSAVEGTRFRANDERLVLRVALQDLAQPEFEAVPPDGVLAVPLLRHQRIALSWMVQKETSSLHCSGGILADDQGLGKTVSTIALILKERAPSHRADAVAVKKEERETLNLDDDDDGVTEIDRMKKGADGSQVTSNHSSTKSLNSSGQSKGRPTAGTLIVCPTSVLRQWDDELRKKVTTEANLSVLVYHGSNRTKDPSELAKYDVVITTYSIVSMEVPRQPLADEDDEEKRRMEGDDAPRLGFSYDKKRKNPPSSGKKGSKNKKGMDSAMLESIARPLAKVAWFRVVLDEAQSIKNHRTHVARACWGLRAKRRWCLSGTPIQNAIDDLYSYFRFLRYDPYAGYKLFCSAIKVPIQKNPQKGYKKLQAVLKTVMLRRTKGTLLDGEPIINLPPRVVELKKVDFTEEEREFYTRLEIDSRAQFKEYAAAGTVKQNYVNILLMLLRLRQACDHPRLVSGLDSSSLGSSSVEMAKKLPREKQLCLLNCLEASLAICGICSDPPEDAVVSVCGHVFCRQCIFEHLTGDDSQCPVSNCKVRLNVSSVFSKATLNSSLSDEPGQDCSGSELVAAVSSSSDNRPHDSSKIRVALEVLQSLTKPKDCLPTGNLLENSVDENVACYDTSYGSRDSVKDGMDKRCLPIKAVGEKAIVFSQWTGMLDLLEACLKNSSIQYRRLDGTMSVTARDKAVKDFNTLPEVSVMIMSLKAASLGLNMVAACHVLLLDLWWNPTTEDQAIDRAHRIGQTRAVTVLRLTVKNTVEDRILALQQKKREMVASAFGEDENGGRQTRLTVDDLNYLFMV; the protein is encoded by the exons ATGGCGGGCGGGAGCACGAGGAGTATGATGCCAGGTGGTGAAATCATGGCCGTTGGTGATGGTAATACTGGAGATGGAGAGGAGGAGGACTTGTCAATTGATGTCGGCTTGTTTTATACTATTCTCGAAGAAGAACTACGTGCTTCTCCG AGTGGTAAAGGGGATATTTTGGTTGAGAAGTTGCAGGCTGAGCCAGTGCCGGATACCGGAAATGGCGGAATCTGGCATTTACAAAGTG GGTCTCAGATGATAGAAGGGGCAGATGGAGGGGATGGATCTGTGGATTATGTCGCGAACTCTATACACCACCCAGAAGGTTCAGATGCTAGGTTAGGTCATTTGGGTGGTTCTTTTGATTATGCAGGGAAACAAATGAGCTCTTCAATGCATGCTTACTCTGGAAGTAATAGAGAGTTTTGTTTACCGTTTCAAGAGGATCAAGGAACAATGAGGGATGGAGTGTTGAAATCAGAGATAGCCAGTTGCAGTACAGCATCTACTACTTTTGCTGATGGAGTGTCTAGCTGTATTGCAGATCATGCACGTGGTTTGAATTTAAATCCTCTTTTGGATGAAAATGGAAACCAATTGAGGCATGTGGAAGGGAACTTCAAATCCACAG ATGCTTCACATGGTTCTTGGATGGACAGTTCGGATGAGAAGTTTGGATCTGGTGATGCATTCGTTAAGAATAGCTTAGAAATCCTAGAACCTGAAAATGACATTGATAGATCCATGGACATGCAGTTGATGAATACAGATGTTTTTTCACATGATATGATTTCTCCCAAGTCTGATGTCTGGCATTATCCTGATTTTCATACTGAATTCAGCAATAATCATTCAGCAATGCAATTTGGCATGAACGAATATGATACGCATTATACTGATTCTCCACAATGCGATTTTTCCAGtgcttttaattttggattatcGCAcaacaatcaagaaattaatgattttCAACCTGAGAGTGCATGCTCTGGATCAGAGACTTCGATGATGCCTTACTCTGATGTAAACATGATGAATGTTAAATATGAAGGTATCGACTATATGCCACCAATCAGTGGAAATTTTTCATCAAGTGCTGAAGATGGACTTTTTAATGACAAGGCATCAGTTATGCAATCCAGTTATATTCAGTTAGGCATCAGTGGGGACCAAACAGTTCGTGTAGGTGATGAAAAAACTGATGGGTCGGCTGTGTGTAGGAACATGACATGGCAGTCTGGTGGAGTTACTGAAGCTCTCGACAGAAAGTGTTCCTGGAGTGATGGAAATGGTGCTTTTGTTGACAAAGACAAAAAACAGTCATCATCAGGTTTTTTATCGTCTGTGCAAAGTCAGAAGCATGTAATTTACACTAAGGATGAATGGGGTTGTGTGACCATTGGATCTTCAAGAGATCAAGTTGAGGGAGTTGTTGGTAGGTTTCCCCTGGACAGTgcatatttgaatttaaatgcTTCAGAGCAGTATTTTCCCTTTGCTCAGACATTCAATATAAGCAACAAGCAGTTGAGTTGTGGTAAGGATGAAGAACTGGGTATACCAATTCAGTCTAAGGCCTTGGGTTCTCATCTTTCAATAGTCAGCCCTGAATCAATTGAGAGTAATTCATCTGGAAGCAAATCCCATGTTGATGATGATCCTGATATATGTATTCTTGATGATATCAGTCAACCTGCTTGCTCAAACCAATCTTTTGCTTCTATAAAGCCCCCAGTTCCTTTGCAACGACCTACATATAATGATTCACCTCATCGTTCTGCAGTAGAAGGCACAAGGTTCAGGGCCAATGATGAGCGCCTTGTACTTCGAGTTGCACTGCAG GATCTTGCTCAACCAGAGTTTGAAGCTGTTCCACCCGATGGTGTTTTGGCAGTTCCTCTCTTGAGACATCAG CGAATTGCGTTGTCATGGATGGTTCAGAAGGAAACCTCTAGCTTGCACTGTTCTGGAGGAATTCTTGCAGATGATCAG GGGCTGGGAAAGACTGTGTCAACCATTGCTCTTATACTCAAGGAAAGAGCTCCTTCTCATCGAGCGGATGCTGTGGCTGTTAAGAAAGAAGAGCGTGAAACCTTAAAtttggatgatgatgatgatggagtTACTGAGATTGACAGAATGAAGAAAGGTGCCGATGGTTCTCAAGTTACATCAAATCATAGTTCAACAAAGAGCCTGAACTCTTCTGGGCAATCCAAGGGAAGGCCAACTGCTGGAACTCTCATTGTTTGCCCCACAAGTGTCCTGCGGCAGTGGGATGATGAATTGCGTAAGAAGGTAACCACTGAAGCCAATCTCTCGGTTCTAGTATACCATGGAAGCAATCGAACAAAGGATCCTTCAGAGCTGGCAAAGTATGATGTTGTCATTACAACATATTCAATTGTCAGCATGGAGGTCCCAAGGCAGCCTCTggctgatgaagatgatgaagagaaACGAAGAATGGAAGGCGATGATGCTCCGCGCCTAGGATTTTCATacgataagaaaagaaaaaatcctcCTAGTTCTGGCAAAAAGGGTTCAAAGAATAAGAAAGGAATGGATAGTGCAATGCTTGAGTCCATTGCCCGGCCTCTTGCAAAGGTGGCATGGTTTAGGGTTGTCCTTGATGAAGCCCAGAGCATCAAGAATCACAGAACTCATGTGGCCAGGGCCTGTTGGGGTCTTCGGGCAAAACGCAGGTGGTGCTTGTCTGGTACCCCTATCCAAAATGCAATTGATGATCTCTATAGCTATTTCAGATTCCTCAGATATGACCCATATGCTGGCTACAAGCTATTCTGCTCAGCAATAAAGGTCCCAATTCAAAAGAATCCACAAAAAGGGTACAAAAAATTACAAGCTGTTTTGAAGACAGTAATGCTTCGTCGCACCAAAG GCACTCTTCTTGACGGGGAACCAATTATTAACCTACCTCCCAGAGTAGTAGAACTAAAAAAAGTGGACTTTACAGAGGAAGAACGTGAATTCTACACCAGACTAGAAATTGATTCACGAGCTCAGTTTAAA GAATATGCAGCTGCTGGAACTGTTAAACAAAATTATGTTAACATCTTGTTGATGCTGTTGCGTCTTCGACAAGCTTGTGATCATCCTCGTCTCGTCTCGGGTTTAGATTCAAGTTCTCTAGGTAGTTCCTCAGTTGAGATGGCAAAGAAGCTTCCTCGGGAGAAACAGTTATGCCTTCTAAATTGTTTAGAAGCATCTTTGGCAATCTGTGGCATATGCAGT GATCCACCTGAAGATGCTGTTGTTTCAGTATGTGGTCATGTATTCTGCAGACAGTGTATCTTTGAGCATCTTACTGGTGATGATAGCCAATGCCCCGTGTCAAACTGCAAAGTTCGACTGAATGTGTCTTCAGTGTTTTCCAAAGCTACATTAAACAGTTCTCTATCTGATGAGCCTGGTCAGGATTGTTCTGGTTCTGAGCTTGTTGCGGCAGTTAGCTCATCCTCTGACAACCGTCCCCATGATTCATCAAAAATTAGGGTAGCTCTTGAAGTCCTGCAATCGCTGACTAAGCCAAAAGATTGTTTGCCTACAGGCAATTTGTTAGAGAATTCTGTTGATGAAAATGTTGCTTGTTATGATACCTCATATGGTTCTAGAGATTCAGTTAAGGATGGAATGGATAAAAGATGCCTCCCAATTAAGGCTGTTGGGGAGAAAGCCATAGTTTTTTCCCAATGGACAGGAATGCTAGATTTGCTTGAAGCCTGTCTTAAAAATTCTTCCATTCAGTACAGAAGACTGGATGGAACAATGTCAGTTACTGCCCGAGATAAAGCTGTGAAGGATTTCAATACACTTCCGGAG GTATCTGTTATGATTATGTCTTTGAAAGCAGCTAGTCTTGGACTGAACATGGTTGCAGCTTGCCATGTGTTGCTTCTGGACCTATGGTGGAATCCTACAACTGAAGATCAGGCAATTGATAGGGCACATCGTATTGGACAAACTCGTGCAGTTACAGTTTTGCGATTAACTGTAAAAAATACTGTTGAAGATCGTATATTAGCCCTCCAG caaaagaagagagagatggTGGCATCTGCTTTTGGAGAGGATGAAAATGGTGGTCGTCAGACTCGCCTAACAGTGGATGACTTGAATTACCTATTTATGGTGTGA